In Arthrobacter sp. PAMC25284, a single genomic region encodes these proteins:
- a CDS encoding APC family permease has protein sequence MTTQPTLTRTLKLPSLVLFGLAYLTPLIVLGIFGVIAEATGGASPAAYLIALVAMLFTAHSYGRMAVAYPVAGSAYTYVRKSIDSRAGFLVGWAVLLDYLFLPMVIWLIGGSYLTAEFPGVPIGAWIVGFIVITTALNVVGIKVADKANYVLMAFQLLVIVFFVALSIGNVVSSSGASGLADTQPFFNDTSSFATISAGAAIAAYSFLGFDAVTTLTEETIEPRKNMPRAIMLIALIGGGIFVVVSYITQLVHPGGVFEDSASAASAIALQIGGQLFGAVFLAGLVMAQFASGLAAQASASRLIYAMGRDSVLPKAAFGRLSARFHTPVLNLIVIGVVGLIAIFLDVATSTSFINFGAFTAFTMVNVAVIAHYLRERRAGNLLNPVSYVAVPVVGAIVCAYLLSQLDSNAITLGLSWLGLGIVVLALITRGFRTAPPEMAATEKETAAV, from the coding sequence ATGACAACGCAACCGACCCTCACCCGCACACTGAAGCTGCCATCCCTGGTCCTCTTCGGGCTGGCGTATCTGACACCCTTGATTGTCCTGGGGATCTTCGGCGTGATCGCCGAAGCCACGGGCGGGGCGTCCCCCGCCGCCTACCTGATTGCTCTCGTGGCGATGCTGTTCACGGCACACAGCTACGGGCGCATGGCGGTGGCGTATCCCGTGGCCGGTTCCGCGTATACCTATGTCCGGAAGTCCATCGACTCCCGGGCCGGATTCCTTGTGGGGTGGGCCGTCCTGCTGGATTACCTGTTCCTGCCGATGGTGATCTGGCTGATCGGCGGGTCCTACCTCACCGCCGAGTTCCCCGGCGTGCCGATCGGCGCCTGGATCGTGGGCTTCATTGTGATCACCACCGCCCTGAATGTCGTGGGCATCAAGGTCGCAGACAAGGCCAATTACGTCCTGATGGCCTTCCAGCTCCTGGTTATTGTCTTCTTCGTGGCGTTGTCCATCGGTAATGTCGTGTCCAGCTCCGGCGCTTCAGGTCTCGCGGACACACAGCCGTTCTTCAACGACACATCCAGCTTCGCGACAATTTCCGCCGGCGCCGCCATTGCAGCCTATTCATTCCTCGGCTTCGACGCTGTCACGACGCTGACCGAGGAGACGATCGAACCGCGCAAGAACATGCCGCGGGCCATCATGCTGATCGCGCTGATCGGCGGCGGCATCTTTGTGGTGGTCTCCTACATCACCCAGCTCGTGCACCCGGGCGGGGTATTCGAGGATTCCGCATCGGCGGCGAGCGCTATTGCCCTGCAGATCGGCGGACAGCTCTTCGGCGCCGTCTTCCTCGCCGGACTGGTGATGGCCCAGTTCGCTTCCGGTCTCGCCGCCCAGGCCAGCGCCTCCCGCCTCATCTACGCCATGGGCCGCGATTCGGTCCTGCCCAAGGCGGCGTTCGGGCGGCTGAGCGCCAGGTTCCACACCCCGGTCCTGAACCTGATCGTGATCGGCGTCGTCGGCCTGATCGCCATCTTCCTGGACGTCGCCACCTCAACGTCCTTCATCAACTTCGGTGCGTTCACCGCCTTCACCATGGTCAACGTCGCTGTGATCGCCCACTATCTCCGCGAACGCCGTGCAGGGAACCTCCTTAACCCGGTCAGCTACGTGGCGGTACCCGTCGTCGGGGCCATCGTGTGCGCCTACCTGCTCTCGCAGCTGGACAGTAACGCGATTACGCTGGGACTGTCCTGGCTGGGGCTCGGCATCGTGGTCCTGGCGCTGATCACGCGCGGGTTCAGGACGGCTCCGCCGGAAATGGCTGCCACCGAAAAAGAGACGGCCGCAGTTTAG
- a CDS encoding carbon-nitrogen hydrolase family protein gives MRIALGQLESGTDVGANLAAMDRFAEAAARDGARLIAFPEYATYEKKIVDASYPEAAEPVDGPVCRALAAIARRHGLALVAGTVETSGDRDRAYNTLVAFGRGGELLASYRKIHLFDAQGYGESRFISPGPSTAPVVFALDGVRFGLMTCYDLRFPELARELADAGAEVLLVCSSWVPGEHKTGQWLALNAARAIENGVYVAAPCQAPPISVGHSLLASPMGVIEADLGLEPGVRTVEISHAALASVREQFPTPEQRRLVPPRPSVS, from the coding sequence GTGCGCATCGCCCTTGGACAGCTCGAGTCCGGCACCGACGTCGGAGCGAACCTGGCTGCGATGGACCGCTTCGCTGAGGCCGCCGCACGCGACGGCGCCCGCCTGATCGCCTTCCCGGAGTACGCCACCTACGAGAAAAAGATTGTGGACGCCTCGTACCCGGAGGCAGCCGAGCCCGTTGACGGTCCGGTCTGCCGCGCCCTTGCGGCCATCGCGCGGCGGCACGGCCTGGCCCTTGTCGCCGGCACCGTGGAGACGTCCGGGGATCGAGACCGTGCCTACAACACGCTGGTGGCATTCGGGCGAGGGGGCGAGCTGCTCGCCTCGTACCGGAAAATCCATCTCTTCGATGCCCAGGGCTACGGGGAGTCCCGGTTCATCAGCCCGGGACCGTCCACGGCGCCCGTCGTTTTTGCTCTCGACGGCGTCCGCTTCGGCCTGATGACCTGCTACGACCTGCGCTTCCCCGAGCTTGCCAGGGAACTCGCGGATGCCGGGGCCGAGGTCCTGCTGGTGTGTTCCTCGTGGGTCCCCGGCGAACACAAAACCGGGCAATGGCTCGCGCTCAACGCGGCGCGCGCCATTGAAAACGGGGTGTACGTCGCTGCCCCGTGCCAGGCGCCGCCGATCTCGGTGGGTCACAGCCTGTTGGCGAGCCCCATGGGCGTGATCGAAGCGGATCTCGGACTCGAACCCGGCGTCCGCACGGTGGAGATATCCCACGCCGCGCTGGCTTCGGTTCGGGAGCAGTTCCCGACGCCGGAACAGCGGCGGCTGGTGCCGCCGCGGCCTTCGGTATCCTAG
- a CDS encoding rhodanese-like domain-containing protein, which translates to MTRTATAPRTIDAATLKEWADNHDDLMVIDVRSGAEFDSLHIPGSYHVPLPMLSEHAGEFASKMGTRVVLVCQSGTRAEEARKHLDAAGFSTVFVLGGGVPAYAAAGGDVVRGRTSWAMERQVRMAAGSLVLAGIVGGKFVSPKLGLVAGGVGAGLTFSAATNSCAMGQMLARMPWNRSANDPTPAQALKNLGARA; encoded by the coding sequence ATGACCAGGACAGCAACTGCCCCCCGCACGATTGACGCCGCCACGCTGAAGGAATGGGCGGACAACCACGATGACCTGATGGTGATCGACGTGCGCAGCGGCGCGGAGTTCGATTCCCTGCACATCCCGGGCTCCTATCACGTGCCGCTGCCCATGCTGAGCGAGCACGCCGGCGAATTCGCCTCGAAAATGGGCACCCGTGTGGTACTCGTCTGCCAGTCCGGCACCCGGGCCGAAGAGGCCCGCAAGCACCTGGACGCTGCAGGATTTTCGACCGTGTTCGTCCTGGGCGGGGGAGTCCCTGCCTACGCCGCCGCCGGCGGCGACGTCGTCCGCGGCCGCACCTCCTGGGCCATGGAACGCCAGGTCCGCATGGCGGCCGGCTCGCTCGTGCTCGCCGGTATTGTGGGCGGGAAGTTCGTTTCCCCGAAGCTGGGCCTCGTCGCCGGCGGCGTCGGTGCCGGCCTGACGTTCTCGGCCGCCACCAACAGCTGTGCCATGGGCCAGATGCTGGCCAGGATGCCGTGGAACCGTTCGGCGAATGACCCGACGCCGGCCCAGGCGCTGAAGAACCTGGGCGCCCGGGCATGA
- a CDS encoding BCCT family transporter — MASEEATSRAVGERPTPIMDRKVTIASLGVLAVFVLATLVFPKQSSDAINEGFAFSAKWVGIYWQALLLATFLCSIALALTPYAKARLGGPVSPDYGRFKWVAMIMCTLLAGGGVFWAAAEPISHYISSPPYFGEPSGDPTDAANIALGQTFVHWGFLAWAILGSLGAIVMTHAVSKGMPLRPRTLLYPVMGRKVLKSWIGTVADVVCIIAVVAGTVGPIGFLGLQVSYGLSRLFGVPNNYGTQLIVIAVLTGLAALSVSSGLSKGIQLMSRLNVWLALGLMAAVLVLGSAAYIFKSFVGGFGVYLQNFVGTSLYQADQGWVSGWTVFFFAWFLGYAPLMAIFVATISRGRTVRELILFTAVLPPIVTCFWFTVLGGTGIMFEQQNPGSISGPLASDGLPAVVMTIAEQLPFSGIIATAFLVLTIMFVATTADSMSFSIAQSCTIEGEPSTKLRAAWAVTMGVAAAVLISIGDGGISALQSFIVITAVPVGFIILPSLFAAPVFVRRMALEQGVLDRQPRGVRP; from the coding sequence GTGGCTTCCGAAGAAGCCACCAGCCGCGCCGTCGGCGAACGACCTACGCCCATTATGGATCGCAAGGTCACGATTGCCAGCCTCGGGGTACTGGCCGTCTTTGTGCTCGCCACCCTGGTCTTCCCCAAGCAGTCGTCCGACGCAATCAACGAGGGCTTCGCCTTCTCCGCCAAGTGGGTCGGCATCTACTGGCAAGCACTGTTGCTGGCAACCTTCCTGTGCTCCATTGCGCTGGCGTTGACCCCTTACGCGAAGGCCCGGCTTGGGGGACCCGTTTCCCCGGACTACGGTCGCTTCAAGTGGGTTGCCATGATTATGTGCACCCTCCTCGCGGGCGGCGGAGTCTTCTGGGCCGCCGCGGAGCCGATTTCACACTACATCTCCAGTCCGCCGTATTTCGGTGAGCCCAGTGGCGATCCGACCGACGCAGCAAATATCGCGCTGGGGCAGACTTTCGTGCACTGGGGCTTCCTGGCTTGGGCCATTTTGGGTTCGCTCGGTGCCATCGTCATGACCCACGCCGTATCCAAGGGCATGCCGTTGCGGCCGCGCACGCTGCTCTACCCCGTCATGGGGCGCAAGGTGCTCAAAAGCTGGATCGGCACCGTGGCCGACGTAGTGTGCATCATTGCCGTGGTGGCCGGTACTGTCGGTCCGATCGGTTTCCTGGGACTCCAGGTCTCATACGGACTTTCGCGGCTGTTCGGGGTTCCCAACAACTACGGCACGCAGCTGATCGTCATCGCGGTGCTCACCGGCCTGGCTGCCCTCTCGGTCTCCTCCGGCCTGAGCAAAGGCATCCAGCTGATGAGCCGCCTCAATGTCTGGCTGGCACTGGGCCTCATGGCCGCCGTGTTGGTACTGGGCTCGGCCGCCTACATCTTCAAGTCCTTCGTCGGCGGTTTCGGCGTGTACCTGCAGAACTTCGTGGGCACCTCGCTTTATCAGGCGGACCAGGGGTGGGTCTCGGGCTGGACGGTCTTCTTCTTCGCCTGGTTCCTGGGCTATGCACCACTGATGGCCATCTTCGTGGCCACCATTTCCCGCGGCCGCACAGTGCGTGAACTCATCCTGTTTACGGCGGTCCTGCCACCGATCGTCACTTGCTTCTGGTTCACTGTCCTCGGTGGCACCGGCATTATGTTCGAGCAGCAGAATCCTGGTTCCATTTCCGGGCCGCTGGCCAGCGACGGCCTGCCGGCCGTGGTGATGACCATTGCCGAGCAGTTGCCCTTCTCTGGAATTATTGCGACGGCGTTCCTGGTCCTGACCATCATGTTTGTGGCCACCACGGCGGACTCCATGTCCTTCAGCATTGCCCAATCGTGCACCATTGAGGGCGAGCCATCGACGAAGCTGCGCGCCGCCTGGGCTGTGACCATGGGCGTGGCAGCCGCGGTGCTGATCTCCATTGGCGACGGCGGGATCAGCGCGCTGCAATCCTTCATCGTCATCACCGCAGTTCCCGTGGGCTTCATCATCCTGCCGTCCTTGTTCGCGGCCCCGGTGTTCGTCCGACGCATGGCACTGGAGCAGGGAGTCCTTGACCGGCAGCCACGTGGGGTGCGGCCCTAA
- a CDS encoding FadR/GntR family transcriptional regulator, with product MTSQQEHGAGASPIGAVALAGIDRRSAMDAVRLRIGLAISLGLLKPGERLPDQQDVALGLSVSPITARRALASLAEQGVVVRRRGRGGGTFVADDPPRQVLAELAASPAESEAVNRLVDRRLLFECAVTHYAAVNVTAGQLDELERLTGEMAECTDWSAYHQADEQFHRLVALASGLGRAVDAYNETLAELYAYFIPYPIEALHASNRDHIALVKALRAGDVSGAIDVSRNHVDVLHKTMFTGLMGGAREY from the coding sequence ATGACCAGTCAGCAGGAGCACGGTGCCGGCGCTTCGCCCATCGGCGCCGTTGCGCTCGCCGGAATCGACCGCCGGAGCGCGATGGATGCCGTTCGGCTGCGCATCGGATTGGCTATTTCCCTGGGCTTGCTGAAACCGGGCGAGCGCCTGCCGGACCAGCAGGACGTTGCCCTTGGCCTCTCGGTGAGCCCGATTACTGCGCGCCGGGCTTTGGCCAGCCTGGCCGAGCAAGGAGTCGTGGTCCGACGCCGTGGCCGCGGCGGCGGCACGTTCGTCGCCGACGATCCGCCCCGCCAGGTCCTCGCGGAGCTTGCGGCGTCGCCTGCCGAGTCCGAGGCAGTGAACCGCCTCGTGGACCGGAGGCTGCTCTTCGAATGCGCGGTCACCCACTACGCCGCCGTCAACGTGACCGCCGGCCAACTCGATGAACTCGAGCGGCTGACCGGGGAAATGGCAGAGTGCACGGACTGGTCCGCCTACCACCAGGCCGACGAGCAGTTTCATCGGCTGGTGGCGCTCGCTTCGGGACTGGGCCGCGCGGTCGACGCCTACAACGAAACCCTGGCCGAACTCTATGCGTACTTTATTCCGTACCCGATCGAGGCGCTCCATGCCTCCAACCGGGACCACATTGCGCTCGTGAAAGCGCTACGGGCCGGGGACGTCAGCGGTGCCATAGATGTATCGCGGAACCATGTGGACGTGCTGCACAAGACAATGTTTACCGGGCTGATGGGAGGCGCCCGGGAGTACTGA
- a CDS encoding LysR family transcriptional regulator, with protein MELRQLRYFIAVAEEMHFNRAAARLHIAQPALSQQIQRLERNLKTQLFVRTTRSVEITDTGRVLLEAARRVISEAERAESQVELATRGSTGLLRVGFVSSAALFLLPGMVNRLHEQWPQVQFQLQENTTERQIQAVLEGQLDVGIVREIEPIEGIHVTALRREPLIVAVPQSHPLAERTSVPLKDLAGQDFVVFPRHQVSRLYDLISALCIQAGFHIRVAQEAIQFPTILGLVAARTGIAIVPESLRALQIPGVAYLNLSDEAAYSRVSLICAEGRQDSALVERFMEAGGV; from the coding sequence ATGGAACTGAGACAGCTTCGCTACTTCATCGCAGTCGCCGAAGAAATGCACTTCAACCGTGCAGCCGCCCGCCTTCACATCGCCCAACCGGCGCTGAGCCAGCAGATCCAACGCCTGGAAAGAAACCTGAAAACCCAGCTCTTCGTCCGCACTACCCGATCGGTGGAGATCACCGATACGGGCCGCGTGCTCCTCGAGGCAGCCCGCCGGGTCATCTCAGAAGCGGAGCGCGCAGAAAGCCAAGTGGAATTGGCCACCCGTGGCAGTACGGGGCTCCTCCGGGTTGGATTTGTCAGCTCCGCTGCCCTCTTCCTGTTGCCGGGAATGGTCAACCGCTTGCATGAGCAGTGGCCGCAGGTGCAGTTCCAGCTCCAGGAAAACACCACCGAACGGCAAATTCAGGCGGTGTTGGAGGGCCAACTGGATGTCGGAATCGTTCGGGAAATCGAGCCCATCGAAGGAATTCACGTCACCGCACTGAGACGTGAACCGTTGATCGTTGCGGTGCCGCAATCCCATCCCCTGGCCGAGCGGACCAGCGTCCCATTGAAGGACCTCGCAGGGCAGGATTTCGTGGTTTTCCCGCGCCATCAGGTCTCGCGGCTTTACGACCTGATTTCCGCCCTGTGCATCCAGGCGGGGTTTCACATCCGGGTCGCCCAGGAAGCCATCCAGTTCCCCACCATCCTGGGCCTCGTGGCGGCCCGCACTGGAATCGCCATTGTCCCGGAGTCGCTGCGTGCGCTGCAGATCCCCGGTGTGGCCTATCTGAACCTGTCCGATGAGGCGGCCTATTCACGGGTATCGCTGATTTGCGCCGAGGGCCGACAGGATTCGGCGCTTGTGGAACGGTTCATGGAAGCCGGTGGTGTGTAA
- a CDS encoding carbon-nitrogen hydrolase family protein, with translation MQRILPLIAVQAPPRLIGEPVKAFAAEVSSAVETHPDSKLVVFPELHLFGDSFPDLARTEALQAAAEPLDGPRVNQLRELAADLGIWLVPGSVCERGPEGQLFNTQLVLSPRGELAAYYRKVFPWRPSEPYDPGDRFTTVDLDGIGRVGLNICYDAWFPEVSRQLAWMGAEVILNVVKTTTPDRRQELVLARANAIVNQLFVVSVNCAGPTGQGRSLIVDPEGNTIAEAHDDAPALLAAELDLAAVEHVRARGTEGSVRPWSQFHSGETAIELPIYQGRIDPDTWAPTSTNR, from the coding sequence GTGCAACGCATCCTCCCCCTTATCGCCGTACAGGCACCGCCTCGGCTGATCGGCGAGCCCGTCAAGGCCTTTGCCGCCGAGGTCTCATCAGCCGTCGAGACGCACCCGGACAGCAAGCTGGTTGTCTTTCCGGAACTTCATCTCTTCGGCGATTCCTTCCCGGATCTCGCACGCACCGAGGCGCTGCAGGCCGCCGCCGAACCGCTGGATGGCCCGCGCGTCAACCAGTTGCGGGAGTTGGCAGCTGACCTCGGGATCTGGCTCGTTCCCGGCAGCGTCTGCGAGCGCGGCCCGGAGGGGCAGTTGTTCAATACCCAGCTGGTTTTGTCCCCGCGCGGAGAACTTGCAGCGTACTACCGCAAGGTCTTCCCCTGGCGCCCGTCCGAACCCTATGACCCCGGCGACCGGTTCACCACCGTCGACCTGGACGGGATCGGCCGGGTGGGACTGAACATCTGCTATGACGCGTGGTTCCCCGAGGTATCCCGCCAATTGGCGTGGATGGGCGCCGAGGTCATTCTCAACGTCGTCAAAACCACGACGCCGGACCGCCGGCAGGAGCTCGTGCTCGCCAGGGCCAACGCGATTGTCAATCAGCTGTTCGTCGTCAGCGTCAACTGCGCCGGTCCCACCGGACAGGGCAGGAGCCTGATCGTGGACCCGGAGGGCAACACGATCGCAGAAGCGCACGATGACGCCCCGGCCCTGCTCGCAGCGGAGCTGGACCTGGCCGCCGTCGAACACGTCCGCGCCCGCGGAACTGAAGGCTCCGTGCGTCCCTGGTCGCAGTTCCACTCCGGTGAAACAGCCATTGAGCTTCCCATCTACCAAGGCCGGATCGACCCGGACACCTGGGCCCCGACGTCCACCAACCGCTAA
- a CDS encoding sulfite exporter TauE/SafE family protein, whose product MIVSAAGFGLVVGALLGLVGGGGSILAVPALVYGVGLPLAAAIPTSLIVVGASSAVAVLPRLRSGVNWRLALIIGAAGTLTAYLGAMVNRLLDQKILLLAFAAIMVFAGIRMLMPSKSDGGSCALPDGGINWRRCLPKAIATGAVVGFLTGLLGVGGGFLIVPALTLVLGLPMSATVGTSLVIIVINSIAGFAAHLGDLEIDWGVTAAFALAAMAASVVAGRFGRGIPDRVLERSFGILVLVIAVFVAVQALLS is encoded by the coding sequence ATGATCGTCTCCGCAGCCGGGTTCGGACTGGTTGTCGGCGCCCTGCTGGGCCTGGTCGGCGGCGGCGGGTCGATCCTGGCCGTCCCGGCCTTGGTCTACGGCGTCGGGCTGCCGCTGGCTGCAGCAATCCCGACGTCACTGATCGTCGTCGGGGCCTCGTCCGCCGTCGCGGTCCTGCCCCGGCTCCGCTCCGGGGTGAACTGGCGCCTGGCACTGATCATCGGCGCCGCGGGAACTCTGACCGCCTACCTCGGGGCCATGGTCAACCGGCTCCTGGACCAGAAGATCCTGTTGCTGGCCTTCGCCGCCATTATGGTGTTTGCCGGGATCCGGATGCTGATGCCGTCCAAGTCCGACGGTGGCTCCTGCGCGCTTCCCGACGGCGGGATCAACTGGCGCCGCTGCCTGCCCAAGGCCATCGCCACCGGAGCCGTCGTCGGTTTCCTGACCGGGCTGCTCGGCGTCGGCGGCGGCTTCCTGATCGTGCCGGCACTGACCCTGGTTCTGGGCCTTCCGATGTCGGCGACGGTGGGGACGTCCCTCGTGATCATCGTCATCAACTCGATCGCCGGATTCGCAGCCCACCTGGGAGACCTGGAGATCGACTGGGGTGTGACGGCAGCATTCGCGCTGGCCGCCATGGCCGCGTCCGTGGTCGCCGGACGTTTCGGCCGCGGCATCCCGGACCGCGTCCTTGAGCGCAGCTTCGGGATCCTCGTCCTCGTGATCGCGGTGTTCGTCGCAGTGCAGGCACTGCTGTCCTGA
- a CDS encoding HAD-IC family P-type ATPase, whose protein sequence is MRPPISGRPASIPAGSAVAPLTRPWHTMEPGAALDELASGADGLSSAEAARRLETSGPNELSFAGVTPWWRVLLRQFFSPLIGILLAAAVVTLIQQHWVDSGAIGLILALNAGLGFVQERKAEADVRALQSLSTPTCRALRDGAEAVVQGRDVVPGDIVLLESGERVPADLRLVETNGLQLDESMLTGEPYAATKHTAALPADTADADKTNTAFSGTFVGSGRGSGVVIATGANTALGEINALVQGPQGKTPLQLLTHSLERKIGLVVLAALVFVFIAGLVLGNDVSTMFRTSVGLAVATIPESLPIVLTVALSLGVSRMAKRNAIIRTLPAVETLGSTTVIGSDKTGTLTENRLTVERIWTTGGLLELSVGTTAVPETAAGEDAKSTPADPSLVRAVLRAGALTNEATLSAEEENLDYSGDAVDAAMAKTAVARGAISEPERSAESLAHQPYEPHLRYSQTVHQDAAGRRTLYVKGSPEAVLAAADKMAWPHGLGPLEGALVHAANEEMGRDGLRVIATGSRELADGEELSVPLPPPSGLTFLGMEGMTDPPRGGVAAAIAACRRAGIKVMMITGDHPVTAMAIAGRLGLAVDKKALTGTEMAELDDHMLAARLEQVGVAARVSPVDKLRIVHALQRSGNVVAVTGDGVNDAPALKAAAIGVAMGRSGTDVAREAADVVLTDDNFVTIVHAVEEGRVIFAAIRKTTFFLLSTGTAALVAVTLSVFAGTPLLFLPVQMLWMNVVTNGVQDVALAFEPAEGDELSRPPRPPAEGLLSRTLWFRAGITGAWMSLAVILAFIVELNAGSSETHARTLALTMFVMLSFFQVFSSRAETKSLFQLRLLANKPLLYTSLAALALHWAVMTWPVSAGILELTPLTGGEWLLCAAVGSTVLIIVEAEKFVRRWSHRNDGPD, encoded by the coding sequence ATGAGGCCACCCATCAGCGGTCGTCCGGCGTCGATACCTGCCGGGTCGGCCGTGGCGCCCTTGACCCGCCCGTGGCACACGATGGAGCCCGGTGCCGCCCTGGACGAGCTGGCTTCGGGAGCGGACGGGCTCAGCTCCGCCGAAGCCGCGCGGCGCCTGGAAACCTCAGGGCCGAACGAATTGAGCTTTGCCGGGGTGACGCCCTGGTGGCGGGTGCTCCTGCGCCAGTTCTTCAGTCCCTTAATCGGGATCCTGCTCGCCGCGGCCGTGGTCACCCTGATCCAGCAGCACTGGGTGGATTCCGGCGCTATCGGCCTGATCCTCGCGCTCAACGCCGGATTGGGCTTCGTCCAGGAACGCAAGGCCGAGGCCGACGTGCGGGCCCTGCAGTCGCTCTCCACACCAACGTGCCGGGCGTTGCGTGACGGGGCCGAAGCAGTCGTCCAGGGCCGCGATGTGGTCCCCGGGGACATCGTGCTGCTGGAGAGCGGCGAGAGGGTACCGGCAGACCTGCGACTCGTCGAGACCAACGGCCTGCAGCTGGATGAGTCCATGCTCACCGGTGAACCTTACGCCGCGACGAAGCACACGGCGGCATTGCCGGCCGACACCGCGGACGCGGACAAAACCAATACCGCCTTCAGCGGAACGTTCGTCGGCAGTGGGCGGGGCAGCGGCGTTGTTATCGCGACCGGCGCCAATACCGCTTTGGGGGAAATCAACGCGCTTGTCCAGGGCCCGCAGGGCAAAACCCCGTTACAGCTCCTCACCCACAGTCTGGAGCGGAAAATCGGGCTGGTGGTGCTCGCCGCCTTGGTCTTTGTTTTCATCGCCGGACTGGTCCTGGGCAACGATGTGTCCACGATGTTCCGTACCTCGGTTGGCCTCGCGGTCGCGACCATCCCCGAATCGCTGCCCATCGTTCTGACGGTCGCCCTGAGCCTTGGCGTCTCGCGGATGGCCAAGCGCAACGCCATCATCCGGACCCTGCCGGCGGTCGAAACCCTCGGTTCCACCACCGTCATTGGCTCCGACAAAACCGGAACCCTCACCGAGAACCGGCTGACGGTGGAGCGGATCTGGACCACAGGCGGGCTGCTGGAACTTTCCGTAGGAACAACGGCCGTCCCGGAAACCGCAGCAGGCGAGGATGCGAAGAGCACACCGGCTGACCCGTCACTGGTCCGAGCCGTCCTGCGGGCTGGTGCGCTGACCAACGAAGCGACCCTCTCGGCCGAAGAAGAAAACCTGGACTACTCAGGCGACGCCGTCGACGCCGCCATGGCCAAGACAGCCGTGGCCCGGGGTGCCATCAGCGAACCGGAACGCAGCGCCGAGTCCCTGGCCCACCAGCCATACGAACCGCACCTGCGCTACTCGCAGACGGTCCACCAGGACGCGGCCGGGCGCCGGACCCTTTACGTCAAAGGTTCCCCTGAAGCGGTGTTGGCCGCCGCGGACAAGATGGCGTGGCCGCACGGCCTGGGACCGCTGGAAGGGGCACTGGTCCATGCGGCGAATGAGGAGATGGGCCGGGACGGGCTGCGGGTCATTGCCACGGGGTCACGCGAACTGGCCGACGGCGAGGAGCTCAGCGTCCCGCTGCCCCCACCGTCGGGCCTGACTTTCCTAGGCATGGAGGGCATGACCGATCCGCCGCGCGGCGGGGTCGCTGCCGCGATCGCGGCGTGCCGGCGGGCTGGTATTAAGGTCATGATGATCACCGGCGACCACCCCGTGACGGCCATGGCCATCGCCGGCCGGCTGGGTCTGGCTGTCGACAAGAAGGCGCTGACCGGGACCGAAATGGCGGAGCTCGACGACCACATGCTCGCGGCCCGTCTCGAACAGGTCGGCGTCGCCGCACGCGTCTCCCCGGTGGACAAGCTCCGGATCGTGCACGCCCTGCAGCGCTCGGGCAACGTCGTCGCCGTGACGGGCGACGGCGTCAACGATGCCCCGGCACTTAAGGCCGCGGCCATCGGCGTTGCCATGGGACGGTCGGGGACCGACGTCGCCCGCGAGGCTGCCGACGTCGTCCTGACGGACGATAATTTCGTCACCATCGTGCATGCAGTCGAGGAGGGACGCGTCATTTTCGCGGCCATCCGGAAGACCACTTTCTTCCTGCTCTCCACCGGCACCGCCGCCCTGGTGGCGGTGACGTTGAGCGTCTTTGCCGGGACCCCGCTGCTGTTCCTGCCGGTCCAGATGCTGTGGATGAATGTCGTCACCAACGGGGTCCAGGACGTTGCGCTGGCGTTTGAACCCGCCGAAGGTGATGAATTGTCCAGGCCGCCGCGGCCGCCCGCCGAAGGTTTGCTCTCGCGCACACTGTGGTTCCGGGCCGGGATTACCGGGGCCTGGATGTCACTGGCGGTGATCCTGGCCTTCATTGTGGAGCTGAACGCCGGCTCGTCCGAAACCCATGCGCGGACACTCGCGCTGACCATGTTCGTGATGCTCAGCTTCTTCCAGGTGTTCAGCTCGCGGGCCGAGACCAAGTCCCTGTTCCAGCTGAGGCTGTTGGCCAACAAACCGCTGCTTTACACCTCACTCGCGGCGCTGGCGCTGCATTGGGCCGTGATGACCTGGCCGGTCTCCGCCGGAATACTGGAACTCACGCCGTTGACCGGCGGGGAATGGTTGCTGTGCGCCGCCGTGGGGTCCACTGTCCTGATCATCGTCGAGGCAGAGAAGTTCGTCCGGCGCTGGTCACACCGAAATGACGGCCCGGACTGA